ATTAAATACAAAATTGACTGAGGGTAAACATAATGAATATTAAATTAAGTCAGATCAAAGCATGGATAGACTGTGAAATTCCAACAGAATACTTAGATACTTTTGTAAATGGTACATGTATCGATTCTAGAAAAATAGAACAATCTAATTTATTTATTCCTTTTAAAGGTGAGCATGTAGATGGACACCGATTTGTTGCACAAACAATTGAGAGTGGTGCAGGGGCTTCATTTTGGCAAAAAGATGTTCCAAATCCACCTCAAGGTCCGATTATTCTAGTAGAAGATACACTGCAAGCTTTACAAGCACTAGCAAAAGCATACTTAAAACATGTGAATCCGAAAGTAGTTGCGATTACCGGTTCAAACGGAAAAACAACGACTAAAGATATGGTTGAATGTGTATTACGTCAATCATTTAAAGTGAAGAAAACACAAGGTAATTATAATAATGAAATTGGATGCCCGTTGACGATATTGGATTTAGATGCAGATACAGAAGTATCAATATTAGAAATGGGGATGAGTGGTTTTGGTGAAATTAAAGAATTGACCGAAATTGCTGAACCAGATGTCGCGATTATTACGAATATTGGTGAATCGCATATGCAAGATTTAGGATCTAGAGAGGGTATTGCTTCAGCGAAGTTTGAAATTACTGAAGGACTTAATGAAGAGGGCCTTTGTATTTGGGACGGAGATGAACCATTACTTAAACCACTTGTTGAAACGATGCAACATAAACATATATCAGTTGGATTGAATGATACGAATGATGTAAGTATTCATACATCTCAAATATCTAATAGTGGCATAAACTTTCAATTAAACAATGAACAATCGATTTACCATTTAAATATACTTGGTGAACATAACGTGAAAAACGCAACATATGCTATTCAAGTTGCGAAACACTTTGGTGTATCAGAAGATATCATTCAAGATGCTTTAAATCATTTGGAATTAACAGATATGAGAATGCAACGTATTGAAACTGAGAAATATGGTTTGTTCATTAATGATGCATACAATGCAAGTCCGACGAGTATGAAAGCAGCAATTGATACACTTCATAATATGGAACAAGATGCTAAAACACTTGTGCTTGCTGATGTTCTTGAATTGGGTGACATCAGTAAAGAAATGCATGAACAAGTTGGGGAATATTTATTAAATAAAGATATACAAACACTCATCACATATGGGGAAGAAGCGGCACATATATCAAATAAAGCACAGAATCATATCGCCCAAACGATTCACTTTGAAACAAAAGAAGAAATCGTTGAATATTTGAGTGAACATTTAGATTCAAACGCTGTGACATTATTTAAAGGTTCAAGAGGTATGGCGCTTGAAACAATTATTCAATCACTAACATGAAAATAGGAATCCTATTTTTACATGGTTATACAGGCGGGCGATACGAGTTACTTTCATTAATTGAATATTTAAGTGAACGCTATGACTTTATAATAGAAGCACCAGAATATCCAGGGCATGGCTTGAACTTATTAATTAAAGATACAGATGAACAAATGTGGTATGACAGAGCAGAACGTTCTTATAATTTATTAAGAAAGAAAGTTGATGTTGTAGTTGTCGTTGGATTTTCAATGGGAGGTATTATTGCTGGGTTGTTGGCGAAACTACAGCAACCAGATAAATTAGTAATGATTGCACCAGCCTTTGAAAACATGAACCTACAATATTTAATTCAGTCACCTTATAAATTTATTAACAACATGAGACACACTGATTTAAAAATCTTAGAATTCATGTTGTTTAGAACAATGAAAATCAGCTATCAATCATTTTTATCATTTAAG
The Mammaliicoccus sp. Dog046 genome window above contains:
- a CDS encoding UDP-N-acetylmuramoyl-tripeptide--D-alanyl-D-alanine ligase, giving the protein MMNIKLSQIKAWIDCEIPTEYLDTFVNGTCIDSRKIEQSNLFIPFKGEHVDGHRFVAQTIESGAGASFWQKDVPNPPQGPIILVEDTLQALQALAKAYLKHVNPKVVAITGSNGKTTTKDMVECVLRQSFKVKKTQGNYNNEIGCPLTILDLDADTEVSILEMGMSGFGEIKELTEIAEPDVAIITNIGESHMQDLGSREGIASAKFEITEGLNEEGLCIWDGDEPLLKPLVETMQHKHISVGLNDTNDVSIHTSQISNSGINFQLNNEQSIYHLNILGEHNVKNATYAIQVAKHFGVSEDIIQDALNHLELTDMRMQRIETEKYGLFINDAYNASPTSMKAAIDTLHNMEQDAKTLVLADVLELGDISKEMHEQVGEYLLNKDIQTLITYGEEAAHISNKAQNHIAQTIHFETKEEIVEYLSEHLDSNAVTLFKGSRGMALETIIQSLT
- a CDS encoding alpha/beta hydrolase gives rise to the protein MKIGILFLHGYTGGRYELLSLIEYLSERYDFIIEAPEYPGHGLNLLIKDTDEQMWYDRAERSYNLLRKKVDVVVVVGFSMGGIIAGLLAKLQQPDKLVMIAPAFENMNLQYLIQSPYKFINNMRHTDLKILEFMLFRTMKISYQSFLSFKKLQQSALYVPEQIDTKTLIIHGTIDGLVPIDKSRTLVKRIKNARLVEIERGPHEICLSKVNKKVFYEVEKFIFKNELKN